TCAAGATATAAACTTCTAGCTTCACTCTCCACCGAAGGTGAAAATGCGAAGATAACCTCTTTTATTTCTTTTTCCTCTATAAGGTTCTTAAGTTTTTGTATTTTTTCATCATCCAAATGATTTAATACAAAATAATATCCCTTATAACTTCCGCTTTCTTCAATAATCATTATATCTTTAGGGTTTTCAACTATTGCCAAGGTTTTTTCCCTGTTTGGATTATAACATATTTCACAAATTTCATATTCGCTGAAATTGCCGCAAATTGTACATTCCTTTATGTTTGTAACCACATTTTCAATTGCATTGATAAGTTTCATTGCCCTGAATTTGTCCTTTGCAAGAAAAAGGGCAAGTCTTGTTGCGCTTTTTTTGCCAATGCTTGGCAATTCTTCTAAAGCCTCAATAAGCTCGTTAAGGGATGTTAAATCTTTCATTTTGCTCCTAAATTTAGTAAAATTTGTGAAATTATATCAAAGGTATTATATGTATGAATGTAAAAACAGATTAAATAATTTTGAAAAATATGTAATTTGCGAAAAAGGAACAGAGCCAGCTTTTAATAACGAATACTGGGATAATAAAAGAAAAGGGATTTATCTTTGTAAATGTTGTGAAAGCGAGCTTTTTTCTTCAGAGCATAAATTCGATAGCGGAACGGGATGGCCAAGTTTTTATATGCCGATAGGTAAGATTTTGGAAGCTCCGGATTTCAGTGGGGAAATGCAAAGGGTCGAAGTGATGTGTGCAAACTGCAGGGCACATCTCGGGCATCTTTTTGGTGACGGTATGACACCAACTGGTCTTAGGTATTGTATAAATTCTACATCCCTTAAATTTATTCCGGAGGTTTAATTTGGCTATCAGAAAAATAGACATAGAAGGTAAAAAATTTAAAATTGCTTATGATATTATTAATCCATGCAAAGAAAAAAATATTATTTTTTTACACGGATGGGGCAGCAATAAAGAGATTATGAAAGTTTTTATGGATAATTTTAAAAATTTCAGACATATTTATATTGATATGCCAGGCTTTGGAAAAAGTAATAATGATTATATTTTAACTACAAATGATTATGCAAAGATTATCGATGAATTTTTAAATGAACTAAATATAAAAAAAGATATCATAATAGGGCACAGTTTTGGTGGAAAGGTGGCAACTCTGCTTGAGCCGGATATATTGGTTTTACTTGCGAGTGCCGGAATTGTAATGCCAAAACCGCTTAATGTTAGGATTAAAATTAAAATATATAAATTTTTAAAAAAATTAGGTTTAAGTAATTTTAAAAAATATTTTATAAGTGAAGATGCTAAAGGGATGAGTCAAAATATGTATGAAACTTTTAAAAATGTAGTAAATGAGGATTTTAGCGATGTTTTCAGAAGTTATAATGGAAAAGTACTTATTTTTGGCGGGCACGAAGATACTGCAGTTCCTCCTGTAGCAATAGAAAAACAAAGTAAATTGTTAAATAGTAAAAATATTATGTTAAACGGAAATCATTATTTTTTCTTTAACTCACCAAATCAAACAAAAGCAAAAGAAAACAGGAAAATGATTGAAAAGAAAATTTTTAAAGTTTTAGATTACTCTAAATAAAATATATATTTTAAAAATTAAATTGAAATTTTAGAATAAAAATATTTACAATTTAGAGTTGGCAAAAATTGTTTTATCAGTTTTAAATGTGTTTATCTTCCTTTTTAATTTTTTTTATATTTTTTACATTTAAAAAAATTTCAGAGTATTTTGAAATCTGAAATGAAAATTGAAAAAGAAAAATTATTTATTTGTTTTATTTTTTTCTGCTACCATATCATCAAGCATTTTATACATTCTTTTTGTTTCTTTTTCAGCTTTTGCAAATTCATCAAATGCATTGGTCATACTTCCTTTCATGACATCTTGCATATTTTGTTCAAACGCTTTTTGAGATGATGGAATTTCTTTATAAGCTTTGGTGTTCTCAAAAGATTCTTTTCCAGCCCCTTCATACCAGTTATTAAATCCGTGTTCACCTGTATTTGATGTAAAATTGCTTTTTCCAAATAATTTTTCTTTATAATTTTTTATTTTATAAAGTAAATTATTAATTTTTTGTGCTAAAGCGGTTAGGGCATTTGATAAATCCTTAAACTCTTCATAGTTTTTTAAATCTATTTCGTATAGTTTCTCGAATCCTTCTTTAAAATCATTCATAAATCCCTGCATCATATCTATTATATTATCTAATTTAGTACCTTCTTCTGTCATTACAGATGAATTTTGTTTAAGTAAATTAATATTTACTTCTACTTCTGTTGTAGCTTTCTGTGTCCTTTCAGCCAGTTTTCTTACTTCATCGGCAACCACCGCAAAACCTCTTCCGTGTTCTCCGGCTCTTGCAGCTTCTATTGCCGCATTAAGCGCCAATAAATTTGTTTGATCGGCTATTTCTTTAATAAGATTAATCACTTCAGCAATATTGGAAACACTGTCGTTTAAATGAGATATGTTTTCTTTAGCATTTGCAGCAAAATTAATTAAATATTCTATTTCATTTAAAAATTTATCAAATACATTTTTAAGTTCTTGAATTTCTTCCTTTACTTCTTCGTTTGTTTTAACCATTTCTATAATTCTTTGAATATTATCATCAGCATTTGATGCTATTTCTTCCATATTGTTTTCATTGTAAGCTATCATGTCATAAATTATTTTTAATTTGTTTTTATCTTTTTGAAAACTGTTTTTTTGAAGTTTTAAGTTTTCTATTTCTTGTTTTAAATTTTGATTTTCCTTCTCTAATTTTTCAATTTCTTTTAAAAGTTCATTTTTCTCTTTTTCTAATATATTAATTTTTCCTTTATATGAATTACAAAACATTTTACCCCCTTTTATTTTTGATAAAATTTTCTAAAAAATTTTTCAGTTTTTCTTTTGGCATCGGTTTTGCAAAATAATACCCCTGGATATAGTCTACTCCCAATTTTTTAAGTTCATCAACTATTTCTTTGGTTTCGGCACCTTCTGCTATTGTTTTTTTGTTTAATGATTTAGCCATTGAAATGATTGCTTTTACTATCTGTTCATCCTCTTCATCTTTTAAAATGTCTTTTACAAAAGTCATATCTATTTTAAGGGCGCTAATTGGAAGTTTTTTCAGATACGCCAAAGAAGAATAACCAGTTCCAAAATCATCTATTTCAATTTTAATACCTTCTTTTTTGAGAAGTTCAATTTGAGGTAAAATAAAATCAATATTTTCCATTAAAACAGATTCCGTTATTTCAACGATTATTTTATCTTTTTTTATATTTAATTCTTTGATTCTATCAAGAAGTTTCAATGCAATATTTTGGCTTAAAAGCTGAATTCCCGATACATTCATTGAAATGATAAAATTAATGTCTTTATTTTCAAATTCTTTAATATCTTTTAACACTTTTTCAATAATAACATCTCCAACTTCATTAATAAGTCCGCTCTCTTCCAAAATAGGAATAAATCTACCCGGGCTTACAAGTCCTCTTTTCTTAGAATTCCATCTAAGAAGAGCTTCAGCCCCCCATATAATGTTTTTGTCAACATCAACAATGGGTTGGTAATACATTTCATATTCATTATTTTCTATTGCCTCTTTCAATTCTTTTTCCAAATCTAAATAGTCTTTCGGTAGAATTGTTAAATTTTCATTTGCATAAGAAATTCCGATACCGCCTTTCTTTTTAGTAATTGATAAAGCCCTTTCCGCTTTTATAATTAAATTTTCTTTTGTTTTGCTGTCATCAGGGAAAAAAGAAACTCCTACACTTAACGACAAATATACCCCGCTGCCGTTAATTTTTACAATTTCATTATTGAATGCCAGGATTTTATCCAGCATTTTAAAAATTTCTGATTTCTCACCTTTTATTATTACTCCAAATTCATCTCCGCCGATTCTTGAAACAAATGATTTTTCCAGGTTATTTTTCAGATAATCTGCAATTTTTTTAATGGCTTTATCTCCAGCCCAAAAACCTAGAACACTGTTTACTTTCTTTAATTTATTGATATCTACAATTGCAACTGCAAAACTGACATCTTCTTTTATTAATCTCTCTATTTCTTTTATAAAAATTTCTCTTTTAGGTAAATTGGTTAAAGTATCGGTGGAAAGTAAAATATTGGTCTGTTCTTTTATAAAAATATCAGCTATTGCAATATTTAATTTATAAATAATTTCTTTTAATAAAATCAGTTCTTCGTCATTGAAATTAATATTTTTTTCAGAATAAACCAAAACCGCATATTCAATATCATTATCTTTTCCATATTCCCATTTATTAAATACAGGAAAAATTACAGCTTTTCTATATTTTTTACCTTTAAACTCAATATTGTCTGCAATTACCTCTTCTTTATTTATTAACAAATCTAAAATTTCTTGAAAATAATTATAATCAAAAACCTGTTTTTTAAATTCTATATCTTCTTTTTCTTCATTTAACGTAATAATGGGTATTACTCTTTTTAAATCTTTATCGATTTTTGCTACCCATCCTAAATCAAACAAACCTGAATTTACAAAAATTTTTAAAACTTCTTTCATTACAGTGTTAAAATCTTTAATTCTTACAACCAAATTTGCAGTTTCTTCTTCTATTTTTTTTAGTTTATATATATTTGATTCGATAATTTTTTTTGTAAAGCTTAAAATTATGCAGTTCTTATCGTTAAATCTAAAAATTTTACCTTCAATATTAACCATTTCTTCAATATTGTTAATTTTAATTATCAGATTTTTTTGTTGATGAAATTTTTTCTTTTTAAGTTTTTCAAAAAATACTATAATCACATCTTGTAATTCTTTTGAAAAAAATTCTTTGATATTTTTCCCAAGCAAATAATCTTTTCCTAAATTAAACCATTTATTAAAAATATCATCACTGTCTGTAATATTTAAGTTTTCATCTAAAATAAGGGTTGCCTCTTCTACGTCAATGCTTTCGATACATTTTAAAATTAAATCATTTGTAATTAATTTTAATTCATTTAATTTATTTTTGTCCTCAATTATATAATTGGCTTTATTTAAAAAATCATTCTGGATATCAATCATAACAAACAACCTTTCTTTAAGATAAAATTAATCTTTTATTTTTATTATACCTTTTGACTGATCTGTTTGTCAACTAAACAATTATTCATTATTGTTTAGATAATTTCTATAAAATTAGTTAAAATGTATTATAATAATGTATTACATTTCATAAAAAAGGGAAACAAATGAGCGTACTTGTTGAATTTGCTATGTTCCCAACAGATAAAGGGGAGAGTGTAAGTGAATATGTAAGCAGAATTATTAAAATGTTTAAAGAAAGTGATATTAATTATCAGTTAACCCCCATGGGGACTGTTTACGAAGTAGATTCCATTGAAGAAGCTACGAATATTATAAACAAAGCTTATAAATTATTGGAAAATGACTGTAACAGGGTGTATACTACAATAAAAATGGATATAAGAAAAAATAAAAACAACAGAATAAAACAGAAAATTAAATCTGTTGAAGAAAAAATAGGAAAAATCAATTGATAAAACTTGAAGGTGTTAAACATTTAATTTTAGATATTGAAGATTTAGAAATTAGTGATAACAGTGTGATTTTAGGACCGAATGGAAGTGGAAAAAGCATACTTTTAAAAATAATTACTCATGA
This genomic stretch from Lebetimonas natsushimae harbors:
- the recR gene encoding recombination mediator RecR — translated: MKDLTSLNELIEALEELPSIGKKSATRLALFLAKDKFRAMKLINAIENVVTNIKECTICGNFSEYEICEICYNPNREKTLAIVENPKDIMIIEESGSYKGYYFVLNHLDDEKIQKLKNLIEEKEIKEVIFAFSPSVESEARSLYLEDKLKDLGVEFSQIAQGVPTGVHFENVDINSLAKAIKLRHKI
- a CDS encoding alpha/beta fold hydrolase, with protein sequence MAIRKIDIEGKKFKIAYDIINPCKEKNIIFLHGWGSNKEIMKVFMDNFKNFRHIYIDMPGFGKSNNDYILTTNDYAKIIDEFLNELNIKKDIIIGHSFGGKVATLLEPDILVLLASAGIVMPKPLNVRIKIKIYKFLKKLGLSNFKKYFISEDAKGMSQNMYETFKNVVNEDFSDVFRSYNGKVLIFGGHEDTAVPPVAIEKQSKLLNSKNIMLNGNHYFFFNSPNQTKAKENRKMIEKKIFKVLDYSK
- a CDS encoding MTH1187 family thiamine-binding protein, encoding MSVLVEFAMFPTDKGESVSEYVSRIIKMFKESDINYQLTPMGTVYEVDSIEEATNIINKAYKLLENDCNRVYTTIKMDIRKNKNNRIKQKIKSVEEKIGKIN
- the msrB gene encoding peptide-methionine (R)-S-oxide reductase MsrB, yielding MYECKNRLNNFEKYVICEKGTEPAFNNEYWDNKRKGIYLCKCCESELFSSEHKFDSGTGWPSFYMPIGKILEAPDFSGEMQRVEVMCANCRAHLGHLFGDGMTPTGLRYCINSTSLKFIPEV
- a CDS encoding putative bifunctional diguanylate cyclase/phosphodiesterase; the encoded protein is MIDIQNDFLNKANYIIEDKNKLNELKLITNDLILKCIESIDVEEATLILDENLNITDSDDIFNKWFNLGKDYLLGKNIKEFFSKELQDVIIVFFEKLKKKKFHQQKNLIIKINNIEEMVNIEGKIFRFNDKNCIILSFTKKIIESNIYKLKKIEEETANLVVRIKDFNTVMKEVLKIFVNSGLFDLGWVAKIDKDLKRVIPIITLNEEKEDIEFKKQVFDYNYFQEILDLLINKEEVIADNIEFKGKKYRKAVIFPVFNKWEYGKDNDIEYAVLVYSEKNINFNDEELILLKEIIYKLNIAIADIFIKEQTNILLSTDTLTNLPKREIFIKEIERLIKEDVSFAVAIVDINKLKKVNSVLGFWAGDKAIKKIADYLKNNLEKSFVSRIGGDEFGVIIKGEKSEIFKMLDKILAFNNEIVKINGSGVYLSLSVGVSFFPDDSKTKENLIIKAERALSITKKKGGIGISYANENLTILPKDYLDLEKELKEAIENNEYEMYYQPIVDVDKNIIWGAEALLRWNSKKRGLVSPGRFIPILEESGLINEVGDVIIEKVLKDIKEFENKDINFIISMNVSGIQLLSQNIALKLLDRIKELNIKKDKIIVEITESVLMENIDFILPQIELLKKEGIKIEIDDFGTGYSSLAYLKKLPISALKIDMTFVKDILKDEEDEQIVKAIISMAKSLNKKTIAEGAETKEIVDELKKLGVDYIQGYYFAKPMPKEKLKNFLENFIKNKRG